DNA from bacterium:
TGGGCTAAGTATCAGCCCTACATCTGCCTTTACAGCACAAATTTACGGGGCGGATGCGGTTCTTACTCCACAGGTTGGTGACCTTATGGGTGGTTTAGGCTGTTTTGTAGGAGGTGAGGTTCCAGGTCAGTATGATTGGACGATAGGCAATTGTGTACCTGGTGGTGTTCCAACAGATGATATGGTGTTTTCCACCCAGGATCCAACAACTGGTTGGCGAGAAAGGATGCGCATTACCAGGGAAGGTAATGTCGGCATCGGGACTACGACTCCGAATGAGAAACTAAGTGTTGCTGGGGTGATTGAGTCAACCAGCGGAGGAATTAAATTTCCAGACAACACAGTTCAGACAACCGCCGCAGGTGGAGGACACTACATAGGCGAATCTTATGGTGGTGGGATTGTATTTTATGTCTATGATAATGGACAACACGGTTTAATAGCTGCTACAGCCGATCAATCCACATCTATGAGATGGTATGCTGGAACTTATATACGCACAAGGGCTCAGGCAGATGGTGTAGGAGCAGGAAAAGCAAATACAGCCATTATCATTGCCAGCCAGGGAGATGGGGATGGTGCTACCTATGCAGCCAGAGTTTGCAATGAGTATTCAGTAACAGTAGATGGTGTTACCTATGGCGACTGGTACTTACCATCAAAACACGAGTTGAATTCATTGTATCAACAAAAGGATGTGGTTGGCGGTTTTGGTAGCTACGTCTACTGGAGTTCTACCGAGATCTCTAGCGGCGTCGCGTGGGGCCAGTCCTTTGACTATGGCGGCCAGAACTACGCCAATAAGAACGTCACATTGAGAGTGCGTGCGGTTCGGGCTTTTTAACTATTTATCTATTTAACTATTTAATTACCGCGAAGCGGTCGAATTTTTTTGAGAAAGATGGCATTAACACACGATTTACCTATTTACAGAGATGTCTACAAACTCATATTGCAGGTTTTTAATTTCACGAAAGATTTTCCACGTGAGTACAAATACACGCTTGGTCAGGACATGAAACGCTATGCAATAGTGCTTGTCCGCTCAATATATCGGGCTAATCGTTCATTAGACAAGAAACAATACCTTGAAGAGTTTTTAGATTGTTTTGAGATATTGAAATTGGAAATACGGTTAAGCGTTGATATGAAAATACTCGCGGTAAAAAAACAGGCGGAATTATCAGCTTTGCTCGATAGTATAGGTAAACAGGCAACAGGTTGGAAAAATGCTGTAAAAGTTTAAAAGCCGGAATTTCGGCAGCTACGGGTTGTCGGAAGCGAGCAGATTTTGGTAACTATTCAGAGGTATGAAGATTTGCCACAGAGACACAGAGGCACAGAGAAAAATTAACAGAGAAGTCGCTTGGGTCCATCTTTTAAAAGCTGATTCCAATAGACCAGGTCCCAAATACCGATGAACTTCTATTGCATCTCCAATTATCTGCTCTGTCCGTTCTTTTTCTAAAATCATTACTCCGTGCCTCCGTGTCTCTGTGGTAATTCCACAGGTCGAAATTTTTCAATCGCTAATTCTAATTCCTTTTTTATCTCCGGGTCATTTTCTTCAACTACCCATTTCTTAAATTCGTTAATGACTGTTTCTTTTCGTAATTCACCTAATCCATAGATAGCGGCTAATTGCAATTTTTTATTATTACATTTAGCCATTTTTAATAAAGGGTCAATGACTTCATCGAATTTTAAGTTAGCCAGTGCCACTGCCGCGGCGACACGCATATTTTCATCCTCTCTTTCATCGGTTAATATCTTTTTCAGTGGAGCAATTACCTTTTTAGTTTCCATTTTAGATAAAAGTTGGGCTAAGACAAATCTAAGTTTCCAATCCTTATTTTTATCTACCAATACCTCAATTATCATTGGTGCTGCGGGTTTACCCACAAATCGCAGGTAGGATATTTGAGGTTTTCCAATAGTAAATATTTGATTGATATCATTTGTGGAATTACAGGTTTTTTCTAATAATCCAATCTCACGCCAGATTTCCTTTTTTATATCATCACTAATTTCCTGTTTTTCTGTCCTTTTAAAGGTATGACTAATCCACAGAAACATAGTGATTAAAATTATGGCAAAGATAAGAATTCTTAGAAGTGGATTTTGTGGCTTTTCCATCTAAAACTTCACCTTTGTTCCAAATGATGAGGTTTGGGATTTATTCCCAATGTTATCATAGACTTTTTGATAGATATAACTTAAAGATATGTTTTTTGATAACTCAAAATTTATTTTTTCTGTAAGCGTACTATTGGGCGCATTAAAATCAAGCAAGTGATACCCTTTTTGCCTTCTTTCATGGTCATAGAGGAAGAAAACAGAGATATTTTGTTTAATAATAAGTTGAAATAACTCTTTTTTTAAGAGTAATTCCAGATGTAATCTTGGGGCTATTGTTTCTTTCAGGTCTTCATATCCTGAAGAGAGCAAGATTAATCTGGCTATATCCAGATTAGCACCTGAATACCATCCTGTCTGGCTTTCTGCCTGCTGGATGCTGGAAGTCCCATTTCTTCTTATTTCATATAACGGATTAAATAGAGCCGGGACAAAATTAGAATCTAAGTCTCTAAATTCTGTTTTATAACCCAGGATAGTATTAACTGAAACAAGGTTTAATTTTCCTCCCAATCCTACAGATAATCCATCACCAAAACCAGATATTTTCGCATAATCTGTGTAAAAACCTAAAACCTCTTTATAAATTGGCAACTCAAAATCTAATCCATAAACACTCAAATTATCTTTGTCCCCAATTTGAGGTTTTGTGTCATTAACATAGGTTGCTCCAATAATAATTTTGCAAAGTAAAGGATTATTTAGATTTTTTAATGGTAAAAAGTAAATTCTACCTCCATAAAGTCGTGGGTCAGTAATATCATTAATCAATGTTTCTACGCCACCGTTTTTAAAATTAATATCTATATTTGCCCCGAGAAAATTTTTGCTTGTATCTGTTCCTTGATTAGAATATCTATCCACAATGAACCCATGTCCTAATGTTGCTTCTGATAATTTTCCCAGATAAATGTATAGCGGACTGTCATCCTTATTTGCCCAACGAATATAATTTACGATATTACCCACTTCCTCCCAATCTTCCTCCCGAAAGCCATCTTCCTCATTCCACCGACACAATAGATTTAATCCAATTCCAAATTTACCCCGCTTAAATTCAGGATGGAAAACTATTTCATTATAATAATCTCCATCAATCATTCTGACGCCAATTACACCCGCCCACCGCCATTCTTTTTGTTTGCCTTCACCATAACAAATTAGTGGAAAAAAGAATAAAGAAATAATCATTGACAACTCAATAAATTTTTTATAATTCATTTTATCTTCCTCCTTTGAAGTTGGTAACTGGTAATTGGTAAATGGTAATTAAATATCGTTTGGATGAATTCACCTGGAGTTTCGTTAATTTAAGGAGCCATTGAAACTATCTGAATCCTTATCAATCTGTTTATTTTGCTCAAAGATGGCAAAATTAGGCTCAAAAGCCTGATGATTTTTTTGCAACTTATCCTTTGAAGTTGAGTTGATAAAAAAATGCTTTACCTATTTTCTTCCCTTTGTGTCCTTTGCGTTACTACTTTGTGCCCTTTGTGGTTTATCCTTTTTTAACCGCAAAGAACGCAAAGAAATCAACCGCAAAGAACGCAAAGATTAAAGGCAAAAGGAATCATAGAAAATTCACGAAACTCCAGTTCACGATGAAGCCATTCAACCAATTACCAATTACCAGTTACCAATTACCAGTTACCAATTACCAGTTACCAATTACCAGTTACCAACAGGATATTCCCGTATGACCTTTACGGCTATTCCACCACGGATATTCCAGACTACCTCGATTTTTGCCCATTTAGGTTGGACTATGGTAACAAAATCATCAAGTATTTTATTGGTAGCGTGTTCTTGAAATATTCCAATGTTCCGATAGCCCGTAAGATAAAGTTTCAATGCCTTTTGCTCTACCAGAAATTTATTAGGTTTATACGCAATTGTCAAGGTCGCAAAATCGGGCAGACCTGTCCTGGGACAAACAGTAGTCAATTCATCGGTGCTTAATTCCACAATGTAATCTCTATCCGTATATTGATTTTCCACCACCTCTAATTCAGGTGTAATTTTCAAACCCCGTATTTTATCCTGTTTTCCTTCATAACCTGTTTTTGCCATATTATTTTATTTCCTCCTTTGTAACCGTTCACCGCAGAGACGCAGAGAAAAAATTAAAATCTATTGGTAACTATTCAGCCACAGATGGACACAGATGAAACACTGATTTTATTTTTTTATCCGTGCTAATCCGTGTTAATCAGTGGCTAAATAGTTACTTTATTTCTATGTCTTCTCTGTTTCTCTGCGTCTCTGCGGTAAAGGATTACCTGGACGGTTACCTTCCTTTTACCCTTTCCTGGTCAATTGGACTATTTTATCTGTGACGACATCTTTAATAAATAATGCCCCATTTTTAGAATAGGCAATTTTATTTTTAAACGGTAACCAATTAAAATCATCAATCAAATCCTCAAGTTTTTTTTCTTTTTTATCCATTATCCAGAGATTTCCATTCTTTAAATAAGCAAGAATCTGTCCATCACAAGACCATTTAGGGCGGCTACCTTTAACTAATTTAGATTCTCCTTCTTCATTTACATCTTTTATCCAGAGCATGTCATTGCGTTCAAAGGCTATTTTGCCCGTGATAGAAATATTGGGATTTTTTCCGTGATTTATCAATTGGACATAGTTGGTGCCGTCTTTATTGATAATCCCAATATTTTCTTTAAAATCAGTCGGCTGAATGAGATCCAATAAATATTCATTAGCTATTTTACCTTTTTCCTGATGTATTTTTTGATTTATCTTAAGGTGAAAATTCCACCAATTTAAAGAAGTTTTCTCATATTGTTCAAATATTATTCTGTCTTCAAACCAATTTGGGCAGCAACCGCCCAGTAATGTAAGTTGAAATTTGTTAGTTCCATCCGTTGACATAACATAGATATTATCTGCGTTTTCATAAGCGAGGTATTTTTTATTCCGGGACAAAACAGGATTTTTGCCGCCTTTTAATGTCAGAAGATATGGAGTTTTATCCTTTAATCTGGCAATATTTCCACCAAGATTACCAAAGATAGAAACCTCATCATAAGATTTTGGGACAAAGATTAAACCTTTAAACGAGGCTAATATCTCTATCGGAGTTCCCTGATAGACCTGTTGTTTTCTTGTATTATTAATTATAAAATAACTCTTTGAATCATAACACAGGATTTTTGAATCCAGCCATTTTAATGGGGTTACTTTTGAATAAGATAATAATTTATCTCCAAGAAATAATCTTCCTTTTGAATCATTATAAGCAATTAATTTACCATTTGGGAGTGGATTGTAGCCTTTGTATATTACTTGTTTAATTTTTCCTTTTAAATCTAAAACCCTATAAATGAAAAAATCCTTTCTCTTAGTTATGCCGCATAGGGATTGGTTA
Protein-coding regions in this window:
- a CDS encoding DUF1566 domain-containing protein encodes the protein MKRTIISLMLLFGLSISPTSAFTAQIYGADAVLTPQVGDLMGGLGCFVGGEVPGQYDWTIGNCVPGGVPTDDMVFSTQDPTTGWRERMRITREGNVGIGTTTPNEKLSVAGVIESTSGGIKFPDNTVQTTAAGGGHYIGESYGGGIVFYVYDNGQHGLIAATADQSTSMRWYAGTYIRTRAQADGVGAGKANTAIIIASQGDGDGATYAARVCNEYSVTVDGVTYGDWYLPSKHELNSLYQQKDVVGGFGSYVYWSSTEISSGVAWGQSFDYGGQNYANKNVTLRVRAVRAF
- a CDS encoding four helix bundle protein, giving the protein MALTHDLPIYRDVYKLILQVFNFTKDFPREYKYTLGQDMKRYAIVLVRSIYRANRSLDKKQYLEEFLDCFEILKLEIRLSVDMKILAVKKQAELSALLDSIGKQATGWKNAVKV
- a CDS encoding HEAT repeat domain-containing protein, which encodes MEKPQNPLLRILIFAIILITMFLWISHTFKRTEKQEISDDIKKEIWREIGLLEKTCNSTNDINQIFTIGKPQISYLRFVGKPAAPMIIEVLVDKNKDWKLRFVLAQLLSKMETKKVIAPLKKILTDEREDENMRVAAAVALANLKFDEVIDPLLKMAKCNNKKLQLAAIYGLGELRKETVINEFKKWVVEENDPEIKKELELAIEKFRPVELPQRHGGTE
- the queF gene encoding preQ(1) synthase; the protein is MAKTGYEGKQDKIRGLKITPELEVVENQYTDRDYIVELSTDELTTVCPRTGLPDFATLTIAYKPNKFLVEQKALKLYLTGYRNIGIFQEHATNKILDDFVTIVQPKWAKIEVVWNIRGGIAVKVIREYPVGNW